One stretch of Saccharopolyspora erythraea DNA includes these proteins:
- a CDS encoding class I SAM-dependent methyltransferase: MRLDATGKVSLDQIYTRPDPRPYFRTLRDLGYCIPQLAKQHFAELVREYRESTGVRVPTILDIGCSYGINAALLQCDLTIDDLYEHYCDQGADERDRDWLLARDRELVRSRGTDAGMRFVGLDSSGPALSYALSAGFLDGAVHADLETRDPTPGQRAEIARADLVISTGCVGYVGERTLSAVAGAHGVRKPWMAHFVLRMFPFDPIADRLAEAGYETESLPGLYRQRRFASPEEQSQVLDTLSRAGVDPRGLEAEGWFYARLFVSRPRVAAASAVAEPASPANNDPSTIEVEDEIEQQPSVVAPYLR; the protein is encoded by the coding sequence GTGCGTCTCGACGCGACAGGGAAAGTCTCACTCGACCAGATCTACACCCGTCCCGATCCGCGCCCCTACTTCCGCACGCTGCGCGATCTCGGGTACTGCATCCCGCAGCTGGCCAAGCAGCACTTCGCCGAGCTGGTGCGGGAATACCGCGAGTCCACCGGGGTGCGGGTGCCGACGATCCTCGACATCGGCTGCTCCTACGGGATCAACGCCGCGCTGCTGCAATGCGATCTGACGATCGACGACCTCTACGAGCACTACTGCGACCAAGGCGCGGACGAACGCGACCGCGACTGGCTGCTCGCACGCGACCGCGAACTCGTGCGCTCGCGGGGCACCGACGCGGGAATGCGGTTCGTGGGCCTGGACAGCTCCGGGCCCGCGCTCTCCTACGCGCTGTCGGCCGGTTTCCTCGACGGCGCGGTGCACGCCGATTTGGAGACACGGGATCCGACTCCCGGGCAGCGCGCCGAAATCGCCCGAGCCGACCTGGTCATCTCGACCGGTTGCGTGGGATACGTCGGTGAGCGCACCCTGTCGGCGGTGGCAGGCGCGCACGGCGTGCGAAAGCCGTGGATGGCGCACTTCGTGCTGCGGATGTTCCCGTTCGACCCGATCGCCGACCGCCTCGCCGAGGCCGGCTACGAGACCGAGTCCCTGCCCGGCCTGTACCGGCAGCGCCGGTTCGCCTCCCCGGAGGAGCAGTCGCAGGTGCTGGATACGCTGTCCCGCGCCGGGGTGGATCCGCGGGGACTGGAGGCAGAAGGCTGGTTCTACGCCCGGCTCTTCGTCTCCCGGCCGCGCGTCGCCGCGGCGAGCGCGGTCGCCGAGCCGGCTTCGCCGGCGAACAACGATCCGTCCACCATCGAAGTCGAGGATGAAATTGAACAGCAGCCAAGTGTGGTCGCCCCGTACCTTCGGTAA
- a CDS encoding choline/carnitine O-acyltransferase has product MKLNSSQVWSPRTFGNEEKLPRVPLPALQDSCRRFVEWCAPLLTETELAETEAAVSRFLRPDSTARVLHAALEDYDAREDVHSWLDTFWPYRYLGRRDRIALNANFFFLFRESPLEQAERAAALISGALEYKRLLDAEELPPVTQRGRPLSMEQNKFLFSTTRIPGQEQDTVRAPYSDESPGPSKARHIAVFHRGNLFRMDVLDERGEPYSPDDLGAGLRAVMKAGANRAATESSVGHLTTKARAEWAASREALLALDPANAEALDAVETALFCVCLEDFAPQDTQQACDHLLHGDSGNRWFDKAVSLVVFADGTAGINIEHCGLDGTTILTFVDALLEESSEAQVGTAEQGVPAAEPIEFVLDDALETDVRAAADAFADYAANTATTAVSFEDFGANRAKQLGMSPDAFVQMAYQLAHKRSKGLTGATYESIATRQYRHGRTEAMRVVTPEVLRFVAAMDDPDAGAATRREAFRAAADKHVARAKECQAGQAPEQHLWELQLIQKRRGAELGATEQLDLYESPGWLKMRDDYLSTSSAPSTNIQYFGFGSTSSQCIGVAYVLLPERFNLYLSTPRQVADEMYAFADRLREAVGELQDLLSQE; this is encoded by the coding sequence ATGAAATTGAACAGCAGCCAAGTGTGGTCGCCCCGTACCTTCGGTAATGAGGAGAAGCTGCCACGGGTCCCGCTGCCGGCGTTGCAGGACAGCTGCCGGCGGTTCGTCGAGTGGTGCGCGCCGCTGCTGACCGAGACCGAGCTGGCCGAGACCGAAGCCGCGGTGTCGCGGTTCCTGCGGCCGGACAGCACCGCCCGCGTGCTGCACGCCGCGCTGGAGGACTACGACGCCCGCGAGGACGTGCACAGCTGGCTCGACACCTTCTGGCCGTACCGGTACCTGGGTCGCCGCGACCGGATCGCGCTCAACGCGAACTTCTTCTTCCTGTTCCGGGAATCACCGCTGGAACAGGCCGAACGCGCTGCCGCGCTCATATCCGGTGCTCTCGAGTACAAGCGGCTCCTGGACGCCGAGGAACTGCCGCCGGTGACGCAGCGCGGACGTCCGCTCTCGATGGAGCAGAACAAGTTCCTGTTCTCCACCACGCGCATCCCCGGTCAGGAGCAGGACACCGTCCGCGCCCCCTACAGCGACGAGTCGCCCGGACCTTCGAAGGCCCGCCACATCGCGGTGTTCCACCGCGGGAACCTGTTCCGCATGGACGTGCTGGACGAGCGGGGAGAGCCGTACTCGCCCGACGACCTCGGCGCCGGCCTGCGCGCCGTCATGAAGGCGGGCGCGAACCGGGCGGCAACCGAGAGCTCGGTCGGGCACCTGACCACCAAGGCGCGCGCGGAATGGGCGGCCAGCCGGGAGGCGCTGCTGGCGCTGGACCCCGCCAACGCCGAGGCACTCGACGCCGTGGAGACCGCGCTGTTCTGCGTGTGCCTGGAGGACTTCGCCCCGCAGGACACCCAGCAGGCCTGCGACCATCTGCTCCACGGTGACAGCGGCAACCGCTGGTTCGACAAGGCCGTGTCGCTGGTCGTGTTCGCCGACGGCACCGCGGGAATCAACATCGAGCACTGCGGCCTGGACGGCACCACGATCCTGACCTTCGTCGATGCCCTGCTGGAGGAGTCGTCCGAGGCGCAGGTGGGCACGGCGGAGCAGGGCGTGCCCGCCGCGGAGCCGATCGAGTTCGTGCTCGACGACGCCTTGGAGACCGACGTGCGCGCGGCCGCCGACGCGTTCGCCGACTACGCCGCCAACACGGCCACCACGGCGGTGTCCTTCGAGGACTTCGGCGCGAACCGGGCCAAGCAGCTCGGCATGTCACCGGACGCGTTCGTGCAGATGGCCTACCAGCTCGCGCACAAGCGCAGCAAGGGGCTGACCGGGGCGACCTACGAGTCGATCGCGACGCGCCAGTACCGGCACGGACGCACCGAGGCCATGCGCGTGGTGACGCCGGAGGTGCTGCGCTTCGTGGCGGCGATGGACGACCCGGACGCCGGCGCCGCCACCCGCAGGGAGGCTTTCCGCGCCGCCGCGGACAAGCACGTGGCCCGGGCCAAGGAGTGCCAGGCCGGGCAGGCTCCCGAGCAGCACCTGTGGGAGCTCCAGCTCATCCAGAAGCGGCGCGGCGCCGAGCTCGGCGCCACCGAGCAGCTCGACCTCTACGAGTCCCCGGGCTGGCTGAAGATGCGCGACGACTACCTCAGCACCAGCTCGGCGCCGTCGACCAACATCCAGTACTTCGGGTTCGGCTCGACCAGCAGCCAGTGCATCGGCGTCGCCTACGTGCTGCTGCCGGAGCGCTTCAACCTCTACCTGAGCACCCCGCGGCAGGTGGCCGACGAGATGTACGCCTTCGCCGACCGGCTCCGCGAAGCGGTGGGCGAACTCCAGGACCTGCTCAGCCAGGAGTGA
- a CDS encoding CBS domain-containing protein, producing the protein MHIAEILSKKGSDVATIRPAAAVSELLRMLAHHNIGAMAVVGEGEDLLGIVSERDIVRRLDERGAELLTATVAEIMTTDVITCAPTDTVEGLTEIMTERRVRHLPVVEGGALVGIVSIGDVVKSRIDALEQSQEQLESYITQG; encoded by the coding sequence ATGCACATCGCCGAGATTCTGAGCAAGAAGGGCTCCGACGTCGCCACCATCCGCCCGGCCGCCGCGGTGAGCGAGCTGCTCAGGATGCTCGCGCACCACAACATCGGCGCGATGGCCGTGGTCGGCGAGGGCGAGGACCTGCTGGGCATCGTCTCCGAGCGCGACATCGTGCGCCGCCTCGACGAGCGCGGCGCGGAGCTGCTGACGGCCACCGTCGCCGAGATCATGACCACCGACGTCATCACCTGCGCGCCCACGGACACCGTCGAGGGCCTCACCGAGATCATGACCGAACGCCGCGTCCGCCACCTGCCCGTGGTCGAGGGCGGGGCCCTGGTCGGCATCGTCAGCATCGGCGACGTCGTCAAGAGCCGCATCGACGCCCTGGAGCAGAGCCAGGAGCAGCTGGAGTCCTACATCACGCAGGGCTGA
- a CDS encoding LuxR family transcriptional regulator has translation MPQHACSSARQNTPSVGLRTSSPVLIGRAAELDTLVTAVNTAPSVVFVEGEAGIGKTRLVSELLMAVRSDPVWVTTGYCQPLRDPFPHGVVFECLGGCAERLSDPGRLSAVTGSLRPYLPELADRLPPAPEPLGDQAAERHRLFRAVRDLLAALGRVVVVVEDIQWADEGSRQLLRFVMTDPPPGLALVVTYRREELPGRSAALGRAFRPSPGTSSAHLVLGPLEPEEVGGLAQAILGTPVSQEFAVDLHGGTAGVPFVLEETLHALRQREGGVRPDGRGVKRMLAELEVPALLREAMLERLDGLPAHARALAECAAVLDCPADLGLLASMTMLAPARAGTAVSKLLTAGVLVEDEDGRYRYRHPLAQRAVYYALPGPRRQELHNRALRMLARQDPRPLLMLAEHAKRAGQHTARLRYGEEAADLAMQAGDATTAVELRLSLVAEPAVPPADVNRLVSRLCQDALTGLHQHEVTAELERLLTDTRLSEQVRGEVRLGLGLLLIRQEGALERGRVEVRLAIDDLGTRPDLALRGMAVLALPYIGITPLAENMRWLQRIERELGAVPRDLSGFAVLANSIGGRMHVGDPLAWQQLARVDPLSDDVGEQRHIARLYCNLADSCSWTGHYEQAERFIRNGLSIAARCGAPYVVGTAEATRIRLDWMAGRRAGLQERARQLAETYQHLMPVVSELHLVLGWIDAAHGNWDGAAEHFARTGLPDPGNSIAPVMLAAFGGVVSVRLAQDDVVEACRQADRGLEVFRHKGVWAWAGELVPEAVEAYCAAGRTADAEKVTEELAAGLSFLDAPLAEAALLECRARIAVHRRRPSSAAQDFHRAGREYERLGVPYRALRMAELAARRAPGGPECMGELADRYAELGATRDAARCRHLLRSHGATTPSRRGRRGYGNELSPREQDVARLLAGGRTNREIAEALFLSRRTVEQHVARVLRKLGAASRTELQRR, from the coding sequence ATGCCGCAACACGCGTGTTCTTCCGCCCGGCAGAACACGCCCTCGGTGGGCCTGCGCACGAGTTCGCCGGTGCTCATCGGGCGCGCCGCGGAGCTGGACACGCTGGTCACCGCGGTGAACACCGCTCCGTCGGTGGTGTTCGTCGAGGGCGAAGCCGGGATCGGCAAGACCCGGCTGGTCAGCGAGCTGCTGATGGCGGTGCGCTCCGATCCGGTGTGGGTGACCACCGGCTACTGCCAGCCCCTGCGCGACCCGTTCCCGCACGGCGTGGTGTTCGAGTGCCTGGGCGGATGCGCCGAGCGGCTGTCGGACCCCGGCAGGCTCAGCGCCGTCACCGGATCGCTGCGCCCGTACCTGCCCGAGCTCGCCGACCGGCTTCCTCCGGCACCCGAACCGCTCGGCGACCAGGCGGCGGAACGCCACCGGCTGTTCCGCGCGGTGCGGGACCTGCTCGCCGCGCTCGGCAGGGTCGTGGTGGTGGTCGAGGACATCCAGTGGGCCGACGAGGGTTCGCGGCAGCTGCTGCGATTCGTCATGACCGATCCGCCGCCCGGGCTCGCCCTCGTGGTCACCTACCGCAGGGAGGAGCTGCCCGGCCGTTCCGCCGCGCTGGGCAGAGCCTTCCGCCCGTCGCCCGGCACCAGCAGCGCGCACCTCGTGCTGGGGCCGCTGGAGCCGGAGGAGGTGGGCGGACTCGCCCAGGCCATCCTCGGCACGCCGGTGTCGCAGGAGTTCGCCGTCGACCTGCACGGCGGGACGGCCGGAGTTCCCTTCGTGCTGGAGGAAACGCTGCACGCGCTGCGCCAGCGGGAAGGAGGCGTCCGCCCGGACGGCCGCGGCGTGAAGCGGATGCTGGCCGAGCTGGAGGTCCCGGCCCTGCTGCGGGAGGCGATGCTGGAGCGGCTGGACGGCCTGCCCGCCCACGCCCGGGCGCTCGCCGAGTGCGCGGCGGTGCTCGACTGCCCGGCCGACCTCGGGCTGCTCGCGTCGATGACGATGCTGGCACCGGCGCGAGCGGGAACCGCCGTCTCGAAGCTGCTCACCGCCGGGGTGCTGGTGGAGGACGAGGACGGCCGCTACCGCTACCGCCACCCACTCGCCCAGCGTGCGGTGTACTACGCGCTGCCGGGACCACGCAGGCAGGAACTGCACAACCGGGCGCTGCGCATGCTGGCCAGGCAGGACCCGAGACCGCTGCTCATGCTCGCCGAGCACGCCAAGCGGGCCGGTCAGCACACCGCGCGGCTGCGCTACGGCGAGGAGGCCGCCGACCTGGCCATGCAGGCGGGCGACGCCACCACCGCCGTGGAGCTGCGGCTGTCGCTGGTGGCCGAGCCCGCCGTGCCACCGGCCGACGTGAACCGGCTGGTGAGCAGGCTGTGCCAGGACGCGCTCACCGGACTGCACCAGCACGAGGTCACCGCGGAGCTGGAGCGGCTGCTCACCGACACCCGGCTGTCCGAACAGGTGCGCGGCGAGGTGCGGCTGGGCCTCGGGCTGCTGCTGATCCGCCAGGAGGGGGCGCTCGAGCGCGGCCGGGTCGAGGTGCGACTGGCCATCGACGACCTGGGCACCCGGCCCGACCTGGCCCTGCGCGGGATGGCGGTGCTGGCCCTGCCCTACATCGGCATCACGCCGCTGGCCGAGAACATGCGCTGGCTGCAACGGATCGAGCGCGAGCTGGGCGCGGTCCCAAGGGACCTGTCCGGCTTCGCGGTGCTGGCCAACTCGATCGGCGGACGAATGCACGTCGGCGACCCGCTCGCCTGGCAGCAGCTCGCGCGAGTCGACCCGCTTTCCGACGACGTCGGCGAGCAGCGCCACATCGCCCGCCTCTACTGCAACCTCGCCGACTCGTGCTCGTGGACCGGGCACTACGAGCAGGCCGAGCGGTTCATCCGCAACGGGCTGAGCATCGCCGCCCGCTGCGGCGCGCCGTACGTGGTCGGCACCGCCGAGGCGACCAGGATCCGGCTGGACTGGATGGCCGGGCGCCGGGCGGGGCTCCAGGAACGGGCGCGGCAGCTCGCCGAGACCTACCAGCACCTGATGCCGGTGGTCAGCGAACTGCACCTCGTGCTGGGATGGATCGATGCCGCGCACGGGAACTGGGACGGTGCGGCCGAGCACTTCGCCCGCACCGGGCTGCCGGATCCGGGCAACTCCATCGCACCGGTGATGCTCGCGGCCTTCGGCGGTGTGGTGAGCGTCCGGCTGGCCCAGGACGACGTCGTGGAGGCGTGCCGGCAGGCCGACCGCGGGCTGGAGGTCTTCCGCCACAAGGGCGTGTGGGCGTGGGCCGGGGAGCTGGTGCCGGAAGCCGTCGAGGCGTACTGCGCGGCGGGCAGGACCGCCGACGCGGAGAAGGTGACCGAGGAACTGGCCGCCGGTCTGTCCTTTCTGGACGCTCCGCTGGCCGAGGCGGCGCTGCTGGAATGCCGGGCCCGGATCGCCGTGCACCGGAGACGGCCGTCGTCCGCGGCCCAGGATTTCCACCGCGCAGGGCGGGAATACGAGCGGTTGGGCGTGCCCTACCGCGCGCTGCGGATGGCCGAGCTGGCTGCCCGCCGCGCACCTGGCGGACCGGAGTGCATGGGCGAGCTGGCCGACCGCTACGCCGAGCTGGGTGCGACCCGCGACGCGGCCCGGTGCCGCCACCTGTTGCGCAGCCACGGCGCCACGACGCCGTCGCGGCGGGGCAGGCGCGGTTACGGCAACGAGCTCTCGCCGCGCGAGCAGGACGTCGCACGGCTGCTGGCCGGGGGCCGCACGAACCGGGAGATCGCCGAGGCCCTCTTCCTGTCGCGGCGCACGGTGGAGCAGCACGTCGCACGCGTGCTGCGCAAGCTCGGCGCCGCCTCGCGCACCGAGCTCCAACGGCGCTGA
- a CDS encoding acetyl-CoA carboxylase family protein encodes MQIAGLLVANRAEVAVRVIRAAGELGVGTVAVHAADDADALHVRMADRAVPLPGTGPAGYLDGAALVDAARSTGCDAVHPGYGFLAENAGFAHACVEAGLTWVGPESQTLDVLGDKTRARELATRCGVPVLAGTSAISGPREAEEFRAGLPGGSAVVVKAVAGGGGRGMRVVAPDEDLAEAVLRCRSEARAAFGDDGVFVEQFLRRARHIEVQVLADAGGAVAVLGDRDCSLQRRRQKLVEIAPAPDLHDPVRQALAHAASVLARHAGYRGLGTFEFLVEAGDGGVPRWYFMEANPRLQVEHTVTEEVTGIDLVRAQIRVAAGASLADLGLAPGELPATRGFAVQARLNTERLTAEGQAIPATGTLTAYEPPGGPGLRVDGCGYPGYRVSPRYDSTLAKLVARDSAPVLADAVGRAHRALGEFRVEGVATNRELLRSLLARPEVRAGAVHTTFVDDVLSELDGVGAESVALPGRDDVVEVTAPMAATVVEVCRAPGEPVRGGEVIAVLEAMKMQHPVSAATPGVVAEVLVKVDDVVTAGQPVALLSPGEDEDGGESGTAAVDLDAPRPDLAALRERRATLADEARPDAVARWHDRGRRTARENIADLCDEGTFVEYGGLAIAAQRRRRSLRDLVERTPADGLVAGVGAVNGADFDHARVVALSYDYLVLAGTQGQRGHAKKDRMFELAESARLPVVLFAEGGGGRPGDTDGSGVTGLDCRAFALYARLSGVVPLVGIASGRCFAGNAALLGCSDVVIATPEASIGMGGPAMIEGGGLGVFAPDEVGPTEVQRANGVIDLLARDDADAVGLAKKYLSYFQGAVSRWEAPDQRRLRHAVPENRLRVYDVRALIEDLADVDSVLELRRDFGHGAVTALVRVEGRPLGLIANNPAHLGGAIDSPAADKIARFLQLCDAFGLPVLSLCDTPGFMVGPDAERTATVRHVSRMFVNAAAMSVPFGVIVLRKGYGLGAQAMAAGGFREPRFTIAWPTGEFGPMGLEGAVRLGYRKELEAIADPARRQRRFEEMVAAEYERGQATNVASAFEIDDVIDPAESRRWIAALLTGEEPSAPVGGRRPCVDTW; translated from the coding sequence ATGCAGATCGCCGGACTGCTGGTGGCCAACCGGGCGGAGGTGGCGGTCCGCGTCATCCGGGCCGCCGGGGAACTCGGTGTCGGAACCGTCGCGGTGCACGCGGCCGACGACGCCGACGCCCTGCACGTGCGGATGGCAGACCGCGCGGTGCCGCTTCCGGGTACCGGGCCTGCCGGGTACCTCGACGGGGCCGCCCTCGTCGACGCGGCTCGCTCGACCGGCTGCGACGCCGTGCACCCCGGCTACGGGTTCCTGGCCGAGAACGCGGGTTTCGCCCACGCGTGCGTCGAAGCCGGGCTGACCTGGGTCGGGCCGGAATCGCAAACCCTCGACGTGCTCGGTGACAAGACGCGGGCCAGGGAGCTGGCCACGCGCTGCGGCGTGCCGGTGCTGGCGGGGACCTCGGCGATCAGCGGTCCCCGCGAGGCCGAGGAGTTCCGCGCCGGCCTGCCCGGCGGCTCGGCGGTGGTGGTCAAGGCTGTCGCGGGTGGCGGTGGACGCGGAATGCGCGTGGTCGCCCCGGACGAGGACCTGGCCGAGGCCGTCCTGCGCTGCCGGTCCGAGGCGCGCGCCGCGTTCGGCGACGACGGGGTGTTCGTGGAGCAGTTCCTGCGTCGCGCCCGGCACATCGAGGTCCAGGTGCTCGCCGACGCCGGCGGTGCCGTGGCGGTCCTCGGCGACCGCGACTGCAGCCTCCAGCGGCGCAGGCAGAAGCTGGTGGAGATCGCGCCGGCCCCCGACCTGCACGACCCGGTACGCCAGGCGCTCGCGCACGCCGCTTCGGTGCTCGCGCGTCACGCCGGGTACCGGGGACTGGGCACTTTCGAGTTCCTGGTCGAGGCCGGGGACGGGGGAGTGCCCCGCTGGTACTTCATGGAGGCCAACCCGCGGCTGCAGGTCGAGCACACGGTGACCGAGGAGGTCACCGGCATCGACCTGGTCCGCGCGCAGATCCGGGTCGCGGCGGGAGCGAGCCTGGCCGACCTCGGTCTTGCGCCGGGAGAACTGCCCGCCACGCGCGGATTCGCGGTGCAGGCCAGGCTCAACACCGAGCGGTTGACCGCCGAAGGCCAGGCGATTCCCGCGACCGGCACGCTCACCGCCTACGAACCGCCCGGCGGGCCGGGCCTGCGGGTCGACGGCTGCGGATACCCCGGCTACCGGGTCAGCCCGCGCTACGACTCGACGCTGGCCAAGCTCGTCGCGCGCGACTCCGCTCCGGTGCTCGCCGACGCCGTCGGCAGAGCCCACCGCGCGCTGGGGGAGTTCCGCGTCGAGGGCGTGGCCACCAACCGCGAACTGCTGCGCAGCCTGCTCGCGCGACCGGAGGTGCGGGCGGGCGCCGTGCACACCACGTTCGTCGACGACGTGCTGTCCGAACTGGACGGTGTGGGCGCCGAATCCGTGGCGCTGCCCGGCCGCGACGACGTGGTCGAGGTGACCGCGCCGATGGCGGCGACCGTGGTCGAGGTCTGCCGGGCGCCGGGAGAGCCGGTCCGCGGGGGCGAGGTCATCGCCGTTCTGGAAGCGATGAAGATGCAGCATCCGGTCAGCGCCGCCACCCCGGGTGTGGTGGCCGAGGTGCTGGTGAAGGTCGACGACGTGGTGACCGCCGGCCAGCCGGTCGCGCTGCTGTCGCCGGGCGAGGACGAGGACGGCGGCGAGTCCGGCACCGCGGCGGTCGATCTCGACGCGCCGCGCCCGGACCTCGCGGCGCTGCGGGAGCGGCGGGCGACGCTGGCCGACGAGGCACGCCCCGACGCCGTCGCCCGGTGGCACGACCGGGGGCGCCGCACCGCCCGGGAGAACATCGCCGACCTGTGCGACGAAGGCACCTTCGTCGAGTACGGCGGGCTCGCGATCGCCGCGCAGCGGCGTCGCCGCTCGTTGCGGGACCTGGTCGAGCGCACCCCTGCCGACGGGCTGGTCGCCGGCGTGGGCGCTGTCAACGGCGCCGACTTCGACCACGCCCGCGTGGTCGCGTTGTCCTACGACTACCTGGTGCTGGCCGGGACGCAGGGCCAGCGCGGGCACGCCAAGAAGGACCGCATGTTCGAGCTCGCCGAGAGCGCCCGGCTGCCCGTGGTGCTCTTCGCCGAGGGCGGTGGAGGCCGGCCGGGCGACACCGACGGCAGCGGCGTCACCGGACTGGACTGCCGAGCCTTCGCCCTCTACGCGCGGCTCAGCGGTGTGGTGCCGTTGGTGGGCATCGCCTCCGGACGCTGCTTCGCGGGCAACGCCGCGCTGCTCGGCTGCTCCGACGTCGTGATCGCCACGCCGGAGGCGTCGATCGGCATGGGCGGCCCGGCGATGATCGAGGGCGGCGGCCTCGGCGTGTTCGCGCCGGACGAGGTCGGGCCGACCGAGGTCCAGCGCGCCAACGGCGTCATCGACCTGTTGGCCCGCGACGACGCCGACGCCGTTGGGCTGGCCAAGAAGTACCTGTCCTACTTCCAGGGCGCGGTGTCGCGGTGGGAGGCTCCGGACCAGCGCAGGCTTCGCCACGCCGTCCCGGAGAACCGGCTGCGCGTCTACGACGTCCGCGCATTGATCGAGGATCTGGCGGATGTGGACTCGGTGCTGGAGCTCCGGCGCGACTTCGGGCACGGCGCGGTCACCGCGCTGGTGCGGGTGGAGGGCAGGCCGCTGGGCCTGATCGCCAACAACCCCGCGCACCTGGGCGGCGCCATCGACTCGCCCGCTGCGGACAAGATCGCGCGCTTCCTCCAGCTCTGCGACGCTTTCGGCCTGCCGGTGCTCTCGCTGTGCGACACCCCCGGTTTCATGGTCGGCCCGGACGCCGAGCGCACCGCGACGGTCCGGCACGTCAGCCGGATGTTCGTCAACGCGGCCGCGATGTCGGTACCGTTTGGGGTGATCGTGTTGCGCAAGGGCTACGGACTCGGCGCGCAGGCGATGGCAGCGGGCGGGTTCCGGGAGCCGCGCTTCACGATCGCCTGGCCCACCGGGGAGTTCGGACCGATGGGACTGGAAGGCGCGGTGCGGCTGGGCTACCGCAAGGAGCTGGAGGCCATCGCCGACCCGGCGCGGCGGCAGCGCAGGTTCGAGGAGATGGTCGCCGCTGAGTACGAGCGTGGGCAGGCCACGAACGTGGCTTCGGCGTTCGAGATCGACGACGTGATCGACCCGGCCGAGTCCCGCCGCTGGATCGCCGCCCTGCTGACGGGGGAGGAGCCCTCGGCGCCGGTCGGAGGCCGCAGGCCCTGCGTGGACACCTGGTGA
- a CDS encoding AMP-binding protein, protein MGAVEDYLADLRVRQQEVWPPGIPREVEYPLGERPVTEYVSHWARTVPDRVAYDFYGRRITYAELDELAARFTGWLGSVGVVPGERVGVFLPNCPQLVVAMLGVLRAGAVYVPINPMFREHELRHELTDAGVSVLLSLDALFPLVEQVRPDTALREVLVTAPADMLPPEPVRTEPASLRAESDVASGWARALAHPPAPGREADLDALAALNYTGGTTGMPKGCEHTQRHMIYTAATAAAASGIDVTGGEPEVFLIYVPIFWIAGEDFGILVPLFCGSTVVLLTRWDAGAVLEAVSARRVTTILGTVDNYVELMDHPDSGCRDLSSLRRPRAMSFVRKLTPRLRQRWRELAGPESVLREASYGMTETHTADSITEGFQAGDHDLLTAPVFCGLPVPGTEFMVVDEVTGEPLPLGATGEIVVRSPSLLTGYYEQPEATAHALRGGWLHTGDLGIVDEDGCLHYLGRNKEMIKVSGMSVFPSEVESLLARHPGVLGAAVVPKTDPERGQVPVAFVQPAPGAELDETALREWARLNMAPYKVPVVRLVDALPMTATGKIQKGRLLEEAERLTARP, encoded by the coding sequence ATGGGCGCTGTTGAGGACTACCTCGCGGATCTGCGCGTGCGTCAGCAGGAGGTGTGGCCGCCGGGCATCCCGCGCGAGGTCGAGTACCCGCTCGGGGAGCGGCCGGTCACCGAGTACGTGAGCCACTGGGCGCGCACGGTTCCCGACCGCGTCGCCTACGACTTCTACGGACGCCGCATCACCTACGCCGAACTGGACGAGCTCGCCGCGCGGTTCACGGGATGGCTGGGCTCGGTCGGGGTCGTCCCGGGCGAGCGGGTCGGGGTGTTCCTGCCCAACTGCCCGCAGCTCGTGGTCGCCATGCTCGGCGTCCTGCGCGCGGGCGCGGTGTACGTCCCGATCAACCCGATGTTCCGCGAGCACGAGCTGCGCCACGAGCTGACGGACGCGGGCGTGTCGGTCCTGCTGTCGCTGGACGCGCTGTTCCCGCTGGTCGAACAGGTGCGACCGGACACCGCCCTGCGCGAGGTGCTCGTCACCGCGCCGGCCGACATGCTGCCGCCGGAACCGGTGCGTACGGAGCCCGCTTCGCTGCGCGCCGAATCGGACGTCGCGAGCGGTTGGGCTCGGGCGCTCGCGCATCCGCCCGCGCCCGGACGTGAAGCCGACCTCGACGCGCTGGCGGCGCTGAACTACACCGGCGGCACCACCGGCATGCCCAAGGGCTGCGAGCACACGCAGCGCCACATGATCTACACCGCCGCCACCGCCGCGGCCGCCTCGGGCATCGACGTCACCGGCGGCGAACCCGAGGTCTTCCTGATCTACGTGCCGATCTTCTGGATCGCGGGGGAGGACTTCGGAATCCTGGTGCCGCTGTTCTGCGGGAGCACCGTCGTCCTGCTGACGCGCTGGGACGCCGGCGCGGTGCTGGAAGCGGTGAGCGCACGCCGGGTGACCACGATCCTGGGCACGGTGGACAACTACGTCGAGCTCATGGACCACCCCGACTCCGGCTGCCGCGACCTGTCGTCGTTGCGCCGGCCGCGCGCGATGTCGTTCGTCCGCAAGCTGACACCGCGGTTGCGGCAGCGGTGGCGGGAGCTGGCCGGACCGGAAAGCGTGCTGCGCGAGGCTTCGTATGGGATGACCGAGACCCACACCGCGGACTCGATCACCGAGGGTTTCCAGGCGGGCGACCACGACCTGCTCACCGCTCCGGTGTTCTGCGGACTTCCGGTTCCCGGAACGGAGTTCATGGTGGTAGACGAAGTCACCGGCGAGCCGCTGCCGCTGGGCGCGACGGGCGAGATCGTGGTGCGCTCGCCGTCGCTGCTCACCGGTTACTACGAGCAGCCGGAAGCGACCGCCCACGCGTTGCGCGGCGGCTGGTTGCACACCGGCGACCTCGGGATCGTCGACGAGGACGGTTGCCTGCACTACCTCGGCCGCAACAAGGAGATGATCAAGGTGTCGGGCATGAGCGTCTTCCCGTCCGAAGTGGAGAGCCTGCTCGCCAGGCATCCCGGCGTGCTCGGTGCGGCGGTCGTGCCGAAGACCGATCCCGAGCGCGGGCAGGTGCCGGTGGCGTTCGTGCAGCCCGCGCCCGGAGCGGAGCTGGACGAGACCGCGCTGCGGGAGTGGGCGCGGCTCAACATGGCGCCGTACAAGGTTCCGGTCGTGCGGCTGGTCGACGCGCTGCCGATGACCGCCACCGGGAAAATCCAAAAAGGACGGTTGCTGGAAGAGGCCGAACGGCTCACCGCGCGACCGTAG